In one window of Festucalex cinctus isolate MCC-2025b chromosome 14, RoL_Fcin_1.0, whole genome shotgun sequence DNA:
- the myofl gene encoding myoferlin isoform X5, with product MLRVIVESACGIPKKKLGNPDPIVSVVFRGEKKKTKAVDNELNPVWNEGLEFDLKGLALDASSFIDVVVKDYETIGHHKFIGSAKISLRDLAGGHARSLPSKNVPLINEKQQPIGATINLLIGYEPPGEGADGDMSHVDNGAYEEADEGDTEVDAGDHVGSPAGPGTAAQPGKASHKPLRVGRKKHKSLTNKPQDFQIRIRVIEGRQLPGNNIKPVVKVNVCSQTHRTRIRSGNNPFFDEIFFYNVNILPSELFDESISLRVYDSFSLRADSLMGEFKLDVGYIYDEPGHAILRKWLLLSDPDDSSSGAKGYLKVSIIIVATGEEPPTERREASEDQDDVESNLLVPAGVTMRWATLSLKVFRAEDMPQMDDAFVQTVKNVFGGDGDRKNLVDPYLEVSFAGKKLCTKIIEKNANPEWNQIIHLQVKFPSMCERVKLTMFDWDRVSKDDAIGTTYLNLSKISSAGGEVDANPATSESGYLPTFGPCYVNLYGSPREFTGLPDPYEELNLGKGEGVAYRGRILVELSTLMDAKVDKNIDDICSDDILVAQKYQRRRKFSLCAVFHSACMLQEPGEPIQFEVSMGNYGNKLDSTCKPLASTTQYSFAVFDGNHYYYLPWADTKPVVMLTSSWEDISHRLDAVNILLFIAERLEHNLSSLKTAVQSKASEDQLVEIWLKVISHLLEDLDSFQLPEVEGQANVTALDLQIKNMRDKALESLQQMANFTREEATDVKATVCDIEEWLDRIKQLADEPQNSMPDVIIWMLRGEKRVAFARVPAHHILYSNFSEQACGKHCGRTQTIFMQYPMDKNKGVKIPVQLRVNMWFGLSAWEKKFNSFSEGNFSVYAEMYENQAQLFGKWGPNGLVGRHKSSDVTGKVKLKKERFLPPRGWEWEDDWFVDPERCLLTEADAGHTEFTDEVFHNETRFPGGDWKPAAEPYTDVNGEKAQSPSEFECPIGWTWEDDWSFDSNRAVDEKGWEYGVTIPPDDKPKTWVPAEKMYHIHRRKRLVRPRRKISDKTTVDRREIGEGWEYSSLIGWKFHRKERSSDTFRRRRWRRKMVPSDRIGASAIFRLEGALGVDVDEKASKTDAAKLFGANTPTISCHFSRSYTYQLRVYVYQARNLCAMDKDSFSDPYAHVSFLHLSKTTEVIGATLNPTWDQSLIFDDVEIYGDPQTIARNPPDVVLELYDSDKVGKDEPMGRCMCPPVVKLNLGLGSGNKLRWYPVTKKGRSAGEALLAAELLLKDKASEGDLPLAPPRRGEKLYMVPQGIRPVVKLTAIEVLTWGLRNMKSYQLATVSSPNLIVECGGEIVQTAIIKNFKKNPNFPGSVLLLKVLLPKEEMYTPPIILKVIDHRPFGRKPVVGQCTIDCLEDFRCDPYRVNSQVCMSARVAMIAAAKGDVVIDIEERSTVKAEVQTDKEEEAVDWWSKFYASIGQQEKCGPYLKKGYDTLQVYDCELEQVEPFQGLTDFCSTFKLSRGKTDGEEDDPSVVGEFKGSFKIYPLPDDPGVQAPPRQFRELPESGPQECLVRIYVVRCIDLQPKDTNGMCDPYVKISLGRKTVDDRDNYQPNTLNPEIGRMFELSCYLPQDKDLKIAVYDYDLLSRDEKVGETVIDLENRVLSRFRSCCGLPQTYCVSGMNHWRDQLKPSQILQNLAKIRGVPPPRFEGDGSSLSFLGKEYNLQDFEVTTPTHPHLGPASERLPLHVLRDQGLVPEHVETRTLCSSHQPNLSQGRIQMWVDVFPKILGLPGPPCDITPRKAKKYFLRAIVWNTTDVTLDETSITGESMSDIYVKGWMPGMEEDKQKTDVHYRSLDGDGNFNWRFVFAFDYLPAEQLCVVSRKEHFWNLDKTEFRIPPKLIVQIWDNDKFSLDDYLGSIELDLLNLIAPAKTPEKCSLKMLPETIGSNSSKKSVFNSLFSQKSVRGWWPCTIEQDGKKVLAGKVEMTLEIVEEKEMEERPAGKGREEPNMNPKLEPPNRPDTSFFWFTNPCKTMKFIVWRRFRLLFIIGILLLLVLLFFGILFYSLPNYISMKIVKPFSN from the exons ATGTTGCGGGTAATTGTTGAGTCTGCGTGTGGGATCCCCAAAAAGAAACTGGGCAACCCTGATCCAATTGTTTCTGTTGTTTTCAGAG GTGAAAAGAAGAAAACCAAAGCTGTTGACAATGAGCTAAATCCTGTGTGGAATGAA GGGCTTGAATTTGATTTAAAGGGATTAGCCTTGGACGCGTCTTCATTCATCGACGTGGTTGTGAAAGACTACGAGACTATCGGCCATCACAA GTTCATAGGCTCTGCGAAAATCTCACTGAGGGACTTGGCTGGAGGCCACGCGAGATCACTCCCGTCCAAGAATGTGCCCCTGATCAATGAGAAGCAGCAGCCaattggg GCAACCATTAATTTGCTCATTGGGTATGAACCACCTGGGGAAGGAGCTGATGGCGACATGTCTCATGTGGACAATG GAGCCTACGAGGAGGCTGACGAGGGGGACACCGAGGTGGACGCAGGAGATCATGTGGGAAGCCCGGCTGGTCCGGGCACGGCAGCCCAGCCCGGGAAAGCGAGTCACAAGCCGCTCCGCGTCGGCCGTAAGAAGCACAAATCCCTGACTAACAAGCCTCAGGATTTCCAG ATTCGTATTCGGGTCATTGAGGGCCGACAGCTGCCCGGCAACAACATCAAGCCCGTGGTGAAGGTGAACGTATGCAGCCAGACGCACAGGACACGAATAAGAAGTGGCAACAATCCCTTCTTTGATGAG ATATTTTTCTACAACGTCAACATACTCCCTTCAGAACTGTTTGATGAGAGCATCAGTCTAAGG GTTTATGATTCCTTCTCCCTCCGAGCTGACAGTTTAATGGGCGAGTTCAAG TTGGATGTAGGCTACATCTATGATGAACCAG GTCATGCCATACTGAGGAAATGGCTGCTGCTGAGTGACCCCGATGACTCCAGCTCTGGCGCCAAAGGTTACCTGAAAGTCAGCATTATCATCGTGGCCACTGGGGAAGAGCCGCCG ACTGAGAGGAGAGAGGCGAGCGAGGATCAAGATGATGTTGAAAGTAATCTTCTGGTGCCGGCAGGAGTCACCATGCGATGGGCTACTCTCAGTCTCAAAGTGTTCCGTGCGGAGGACATGCCACAAA TGGATGATGCATTTGTTCAGACGGTGAAGAATGTCTTTGGTGGGGATGGAGACAGGAAGAACTTGGTGGATCCGTATCTGGAGGTCAGCTTTGCTGGAAAAAAG CTGTGCACCAAAATCATTGAGAAAAATGCAAATCCCGAATGGAATCAGATCATCCACCTTCAAGTCAAG TTCCCGTCCATGTGCGAACGCGTCAAGTTGACAATGTTTGACTG GGATCGAGTCAGCAAGGACGACGCCATCGGAACGACATACTTAAACCTCAGCAAGATCTCCTCTGCTGGCGGGGAGGTCGACG CAAACCCTGCAACAAGCGAGTCTGGTTACCTGCCAACTTTTGGGCCTTGTTATGTCAACTTGTATGGCAGCCCGAGGGAGTTTACCGGACTCCCTGACCCGTACGAGGAACTTAACCTtggcaag GGTGAAGGTGTCGCCTATAGGGGGAGGATCCTTGTTGAGCTGTCCACGCTGATGGATGCAAAGGTGGATAAGAACATTGATGATATATGCAGTGATGACATCCTGGTGGCCCAG AAATACCAGCGGAGGAGGAAGTTCTCCCTTTGCGCCGTGTTCCACAGCGCCTGCATGCTCCAAGAGCCGGGCGAGCCCATCCAGTTCGAGGTCAGCATGGGGAACTACGGCAACAAGCTGGATTCCACCTGCAAACCTCTGGCGTCCACCACCCAGTACAGCTTTGCCGTATTTGATG GTAACCACTACTACTACCTGCCCTGGGCGGACACGAAGCCCGTGGTAATGCTCACTTCCTCCTGGGAAGACATCAGCCACCGTTTGGACGCTGTCAACATTCTTCTCTTTATTGCCGAACGACTC GAGCACAATCTGTCCTCTTTAAAAACGGCCGTCCAGTCCAAGGCATCTGAAGACCAACTGGTTGAAATTTGGCTTAAAGTCATTAGTCACTTACTTGAGGACTTGGACAG CTTCCAGCTTCCAGAGGTGGAAGGCCAGGCCAATGTGACCGCATTGGATCTCCAAATCAAAAACATGCGTGACAAAGCGCTGGAGAGCCTTCAACAGATGGCTAATTTTACGAGAGAGGAGGCCACGGATGTCAAGGCAACTGTTTGTGACATTGAAGAGTGGCTGGACAGAATCAAACAGCTGGCAGATGAG CCTCAGAACAGCATGCCCGACGTGATCATCTGGATGCTGAGAGGAGAGAAGCGCGTTGCTTTCGCCCGCGTCCCGGCTCACCACATCCTCTACTCCAACTTCAGTGAACAGGCCTGCGGAAAACACTGCGGACGCACGCAGACCATCTTCATGCAG TACCCGATGGATAAGAACAAAGGTGTCAAGATTCCTGTTCAGCTGCGGGTCAACATGTGGTTTGGTCTCTCTGCCTGGGAGAAGAAGTTCAACAGCTTCTCTGAGGGAAACTTCAGCGTAtatgcagaaatg TATGAAAATCAGGCCCAGTTGTTTGGGAAGTGGGGGCCCAACGGTCTGGTGGGTCGCCACAAGTCCTCAGACGTGACTGGAAAAGTGAAACTCAAAAAGGAGCGCTTCCTGCCACCACGCGGATGGGAGTGGGAGGACGACTGGTTCGTCGATCCTGAGCGCTG CCTGTTGACAGAAGCCGACGCGGGCCACACAGAGTTCACGGACGAGGTTTTTCACAACGAAACACGTTTCCCCGGTGGAGATTGGAAACCTGCTGCGGAGCCCTACACCGATGTG AATGGCGAAAAGGCTCAGAGCCCCTCAGAATTCGAGTGTCCCATCGGATGGACTTGGGAGGACGACTGGAGTTTCGACAGCAACAGAGCTGTAGATGAGAAAG GCTGGGAGTACGGAGTTACCATCCCGCCTGATGACAAACCCAAAACTTGGGTGCCAGCGGAAAAAATGTACCACATCCATCGTCGGAAGAGGCTGGTCAGACCCAGAAGGAAGATATCTGATAAAACCACCGTAGAT AGGCGAGAGATAGGGGAAGGCTGGGAATATTCCTCCCTCATCGGCTGGAAGTTTCACCGCAAGGAGCGCTCGTCAGACACGTTCCGCCGCCGACGCTGGCGAAGAAAGATGGTCCCGTCAGACCGCATCGGAGCGTCGGCTATCTTCAGGCTGGAAGGTGCACTG GGGGTTGACGTGGACGAGAAGGCCAGTAAAACGGATGCTGCCAAACTATTTGGTGCCAACACTCCTACCATTTCCTGCCACTTTAGCC GGTCCTATACTTATCAGCTGCGAGTGTATGTGTACCAGGCGAGGAATCTTTGTGCCATGGACAAGGACAGCTTCTCAG ATCCATACGCCCACGTTTCATTCCTCCACCTGAGCAAGACCACGGAAGTCATCGGCGCTACCTTGAACCCCACGTGGGATCAGAGTCTCATCTTTGATGACGTCGAAATCTACGGGGACCCGCAAACCATCGCCCGCAACCCGCCAGATGTAGTCCTGGAGCTTTACGACAGCGACAAAGTG GGTAAAGATGAGCCCATGGGTCGCTGCATGTGCCCTCCGGTGGTCAAACTCAACCTCGGTCTAGGTTCTGGCAATAAATTGCGGTGGTACCCGGTTACCAAAAAGGGCCGAAGTGCTGGAGAAGCACTGCTGGCGGCTGAGCTTCTACTGAAGGACAAG GCGAGCGAAGGAGATCTTCCTTTAGCTCCTCCTCGGCGAGGGGAGAAGCTCTACATGGTTCCTCAAGGAATCAGGCCTGTCGTGAAACTCACTGCCATCGAG GTCTTGACTTGGGGCTTGAGGAACATGAAGAGCTACCAGCTGGCCACCGTCAGTTCTCCCAACTTGATCGTGGAATGCGGCGGCGAGATCGTTCAAACGGCCATCATCAAGAATTTCAAGAAGAACCCCAACTTCCCTGGATCTGTGCTGCTACTTAAAGTG CTTCTCCCCAAAGAAGAGATGTACACCCCGCCCATCATCCTGAAGGTCATCGACCACAGACCCTTCGGCAGGAAGCCGGTGGTGGGCCAGTGCACCATCGACTGCTTGGAGGACTTCCGCTGCGACCCCTATCGAGTCAACAGTCAAGTCTGCATGTCTGCCAGAG TGGCAATGATAGCAGCTGCTAAAGGAGATGTTGTCATAGACATTGAGGAGAGGTCGACTGTCAAAGCTGAG GTTCAAACTGACAAG GAAGAGGAAGCAGTCGACTGGTGGAGTAAATTCTACGCCTCCATTGGACAGCAGGAGAAGTGCGGGCCTTACCTGAAGAAGGGATACGACACATTACAG GTGTATGACTGCGAACTGGAGCAAGTGGAACCGTTTCAGGGACTCACTGATTTTTGCAGCACTTTCAAACTCTCGCGAGGAAAGACGGACGGAGAGGAAGACGATCCGTCTGTTGTGGGAGAATTCAAG GGCTCGTTCAAGATCTACCCGCTGCCTGATGACCCTGGCGTGCAAGCTCCCCCCCGACAATTCCGAGAGCTTCCCGAAAGCGGGCCTCAAGAATGTCTCGTCAGGATCTACGTGGTGCGCTGTATTGACCTGCAGCCCAAGGACACAAACGGCATG TGTGATCCGTATGTCAAGATTTCACTTGGGAGGAAGACTGTGGATGACAGGGATAACTACCAACCAAACACACTCAATCCAGAAATCGGAAG GATGTTCGAGCTGTCCTGTTACTTGCCACAAGACAAGGATCTGAAGATCGCAGTGTACGACTACGACTTACTGAGCCGGGACGAAAAAGTGGGCGAGACCGTCATCGATTTGGAGAACCGAGTGCTGTCCCGTTTCAGGTCCTGCTGTGGCCTGCCACAGACTTACTGTGT CTCTGGGATGAATCACTGGCGAGACCAGCTGAAACCTTCTCAGATCCTCCAAAACTTGGCCAAGATTAGAGGCGTTCCTCCTCCACGTTTTGAAGGAGATGGAAGCTCGCTGTCTTTTTTGGGAAAAGAATACAACCTGCAGGATTTTG AGGTAACCACTCCCACACACCCCCACCTTGGCCCGGCCAGCGAGAGACTCCCGCTGCATGTCCTCAGAGACCAGGGATTAGTACCAGAGCATGTGGAGACCAGGACACTTTGCAGCTCCCACCAACCCAACTTGTCACAG GGACGGATTCAAATGTGGGTGGACGTCTTTCCCAAGATCCTCGGTCTGCCGGGACCTCCATGTGACATCACTCCACGGAAGGCCAAGAA GTACTTCTTGCGTGCCATTGTTTGGAACACAACTGATGTCACTCTGGACGAAACGAGCATCACAGGAGAAAGCATGAGTGATATCTACGTCAAAGG ATGGATGCCAGGAATGGAGGAGGACAAACAGAAGACGGACGTTCATTACAGATCCCTGGACGGCGACGGCAATTTCAACTGGAGGTTCGTCTTTGCCTTCGACTACCTGCCTGCCGAGCAGCTGTGCGTCGTCTCCAGGAAA GAACACTTCTGGAATCTGGACAAGACCGAGTTTAGGATTCCTCCCAAATTGATCGTCCAGATATGGGACAATGATAAATTCTCCTTGGATGACTACTTGG GCTCAATCGAACTGGACCTACTCAATCTAATCGCCCCTGCAAAGACCCCCGAAAAGTGCAGCTTGAAAATGTTGCCCGAAACGATCGGCTCCAACTCTTCCAAGAAGTCCGTCTTCAACTCACTCTTCTCCCAAAAGTCAGTTCGAGGCTGGTGGCCGTGCACCATTGAGCAGGACGGGAAGAAAGTCCTTGCC GGGAAAGTAGAGATGACGTTGGAAATCGTGGAGGAGAAGGAGATGGAGGAGAGACCGGCAGGGAAAGGCAGAGAAGAGCCCAACATGAACCCTAAACTGGAGCCACCCAA CCGTCCCGACACGTCGTTCTTCTGGTTTACAAACCCTTGCAAGACCATGAAGTTCATAGTGTGGCGGAGATTCAGGTTGCTTTTCATCATCGGGATCCTACTGCTGCTAGTCTTACTATTCTTCGGGATACTTTTCTACTCTCTACCT AACTATATTTCCATGAAGATTGTGAAGCCCTTCTCCAACTGA